In Flagellatimonas centrodinii, a single window of DNA contains:
- a CDS encoding FAD-dependent monooxygenase produces the protein MSLRRWDIAVVGGGVVGLAAVRALRAAGFDAGVLEQGEAPVVLARDPRLYAIAPASVEALAGPLDAVAEAQPYRHMQVWHQQPSQALRFDAAVLRASALGWIVPESRLRADLWQALPQDRRLAGAQLRARTDHDDGVSLLLSDDSVVRCALVVACDGATSPLREAAKIPLHRWRYVQGGLVAPLDCAQPHQDTAWQRFCPDGSVVALLPLANGGCSLVWSSPDATALRALQPADFEARLTDATQGVLGHLTLAGERQVFPLAAQHAERYVDHRLVLAGDAAHTVHPLAGQGVNLGLADVQQLTAVLAAARDAGRDWSAPRVLARYQRARRAANSEMIALTDLLSRAFGPATPGLSGLLGTGMGWLDRSPSLKALLMRRAMN, from the coding sequence ATGAGCCTGCGGCGTTGGGATATCGCGGTGGTCGGGGGGGGTGTTGTCGGTCTGGCAGCGGTACGCGCTTTGCGCGCAGCCGGCTTCGATGCCGGGGTGCTGGAGCAGGGCGAAGCACCGGTCGTGTTGGCCCGTGACCCGCGGCTGTACGCTATCGCGCCGGCCTCGGTCGAAGCGCTTGCCGGACCCCTCGATGCCGTTGCGGAGGCACAGCCCTATCGCCACATGCAGGTGTGGCATCAGCAGCCATCGCAGGCGCTGCGGTTCGATGCCGCGGTGTTGCGGGCGTCGGCGCTCGGCTGGATCGTGCCCGAATCGCGGCTGCGGGCCGATCTGTGGCAGGCCCTGCCGCAGGACCGGCGGCTGGCCGGCGCCCAGCTGCGGGCGCGTACGGATCATGATGACGGCGTCAGTCTGCTGTTGAGCGACGACAGTGTGGTGCGCTGTGCCCTGGTGGTGGCCTGTGACGGCGCCACCTCGCCGCTGCGAGAGGCGGCAAAAATTCCGCTGCACCGCTGGCGCTATGTGCAAGGTGGATTGGTGGCGCCGTTGGACTGCGCGCAACCGCACCAGGACACTGCTTGGCAACGATTCTGCCCGGACGGCAGTGTGGTGGCGCTGCTGCCGCTGGCCAATGGCGGATGCTCGCTGGTGTGGTCGAGCCCGGACGCCACGGCCTTGCGCGCCCTCCAGCCGGCGGATTTCGAGGCGCGGCTGACCGACGCCACACAGGGCGTGCTGGGGCATCTCACCCTGGCCGGCGAGCGGCAGGTGTTTCCGCTGGCGGCCCAGCACGCCGAGCGCTATGTCGACCACCGTTTGGTGCTGGCCGGCGATGCGGCGCACACGGTGCATCCGCTGGCCGGGCAGGGGGTCAACCTCGGCCTGGCCGACGTGCAACAGCTGACGGCTGTGCTGGCTGCTGCGCGCGATGCCGGGCGCGACTGGTCGGCGCCACGCGTGCTGGCGCGCTACCAACGGGCGCGGCGTGCCGCCAACAGTGAAATGATTGCGCTCACGGACCTGTTGTCGCGTGCCTTCGGTCCGGCCACCCCCGGACTGTCGGGGCTGCTGGGAACCGGCATGGGCTGGCTGGACCGCAGCCCCAGCCTCAAGGCCCTGCTGATGCGCCGCGCGATGAACTGA
- a CDS encoding FecR family protein has protein sequence MNAAHSIRHGRVLLGLMASLFAGLAQAVTPAGEVKMVTGFGTASSDAGVIRKLERGGPIFPGDTISTAAGSYVNVRFSDGGYVLVRPGSRFQVESFDFTPVAAATTPPPPTPTPTATPRPRVQPSATPRPSVAPVVRAPPPTPVAAERTPQRAFFRLLKGGFRAVTGAIGKLKEEDYRITTPVATIGIRGTEPFVQLVERHSPLIDQLDLPAGLQGTAGAVIGTFSGEVRLRTFARTAFSTIPTFTGERWSVARWAEGPQDDAGGGNGSGDAGGTLLGPNEFVWVDEQGGITPINPPGFAVQTPDPTSQECN, from the coding sequence ATGAACGCCGCCCACTCGATCCGCCACGGCCGTGTGCTGCTGGGCCTGATGGCCAGCCTGTTCGCAGGGCTGGCCCAGGCGGTGACACCGGCCGGCGAAGTGAAGATGGTGACCGGCTTCGGCACTGCCAGCTCGGACGCCGGCGTCATCCGAAAACTGGAGCGGGGTGGCCCGATTTTTCCCGGCGATACCATCAGCACCGCTGCCGGTAGTTACGTCAACGTCCGTTTCAGCGATGGTGGCTATGTGCTGGTGCGTCCGGGCAGTCGGTTCCAGGTCGAATCGTTCGACTTCACCCCGGTGGCAGCGGCGACAACACCCCCGCCTCCCACGCCGACACCGACAGCGACCCCGCGCCCCCGCGTGCAACCCAGCGCCACACCGCGACCCTCGGTGGCCCCCGTGGTACGGGCGCCACCGCCAACGCCGGTGGCGGCCGAACGCACACCGCAGCGGGCCTTCTTCCGACTGCTCAAGGGCGGCTTCCGGGCGGTGACCGGCGCCATCGGCAAGCTGAAGGAAGAGGACTACCGCATTACCACGCCGGTGGCGACCATCGGCATCCGCGGCACCGAACCGTTCGTGCAACTGGTGGAACGCCACAGCCCGCTGATCGACCAGCTCGATCTGCCGGCCGGCCTGCAGGGCACCGCGGGCGCGGTCATCGGCACCTTCAGTGGTGAAGTGCGGCTGCGCACCTTTGCCCGCACCGCCTTCAGCACCATTCCCACCTTCACCGGCGAGCGCTGGTCCGTCGCCCGCTGGGCCGAGGGCCCGCAGGACGATGCCGGCGGCGGTAACGGCTCGGGCGACGCCGGCGGTACGCTGTTGGGGCCCAACGAATTTGTCTGGGTCGACGAACAGGGCGGCATCACGCCGATCAACCCGCCTGGATTCGCCGTGCAGACGCCGGACCCGACCAGCCAGGAATGCAACTAG
- a CDS encoding two-partner secretion domain-containing protein yields the protein MRSFKLSPLSAAARQWACASLLGAVPAMALAGPVLPTGAPMTNAEVNQSGNTTTVTQGSGPTAIVNWSSFDVGASETVDFIQNPSQWLLNRINAGGFGGASQIDGTITAGGNVVFLNPRGIMIGSGATLDVGGLTLSTLDVSDSDFLDNDGSLRFSPFLDGSSPIIGGSISTESSAISSATDIILISPTISNSGSLTALDGDILLLSGDQVRLIPGSGGGLIGYELELGSTDTAAAIDNVGVISAGGQAVLAARREGTLGGYAVNQSGVVEAVGLVDGNNGEIHLVADGGDVQVGNPFGAWATMTVGDSAGELGSRSGGGIFIDATGDVQLQGNVQTYGRDIEFRVDAEGAVRSEFGGSISFDTDTPVPQNSLVTETGSGSAFITHNGPGGIIDIQGASLALAPLFIENGTSTRGPDDGIGRTLLSARSGDIEVGGIRGHDSQVFVGDASLLEIDDLLLFGELSEADRSFLQARLDPGARTGEIYLSELSNFGSGDADALFAVTADGPGTGRIQINDFGGSGFDVIGARVQGGISGGSEFAPGVFLGGGFMTPPSRIARSLLVSTDIGDIGIDLFGPLTLAPAGEMFDFSRLRLWSGGDIALNTSSVSADEIDLFGNRITSSASTQVELNAPFIYFDFAGNNMHLGQGAEGGPAFIEIYEGGTLINTFTLPGQPSSTETFGAIGLTGSNLRVLEGGLDLPGTDLHMTAAGTLFVDSTDNWTLRTLSLSASTFSFAGTHTVSLTDDHSWLSVTAGQQSLRYDQNDGLLITLEDSESLLGGFRVNAPAYQNLMLSARSITGTGSLQARYIDLYASNGNIQTGSLYAFDDWGFGAGLYVRAMNGDVVIGGRAEAVSGPGVEMSGDFFPATAQIYIESDGSVSIQGGLLVERLAQSYSTSNDGVFKSGVGGRASATVFANDGDLLIGGLNPDLEGDPVPVGSGNAVQITGVDDTFGQFSASHGMVSIDGNVDLQGTGGSFFNSLNDESATISGRRSDVRLFVSSQGTTLDQGPVSIGGDVRLEGGNVLADLYGADVSVDGRVDLLAYSLESEMGNTWTLDSNDDVLRSEGGSARLFIGTPEDEQGGAVTLGSLRVEGPDAEAFVVADGSLTLNGPAQVFGTGYVIEGERALATGDAGLLLSTAGIDTEGSVHDDGLDTGRLYWGTADLGLSGQTLLLGGNVEIPSVQVEGIGYAALELNGDSAAAANGEPLDVSVRTTLGEIDGSYGDGITVGNDGNPSTNGLAQLGLIIGGGSFVLDNVSVAGPGAEMIVLGGGSLLMDDVFVGRPDDIPQLDYRESSDGFPNNYSGGRSLFSVGLAEPSELFTGGNGFFGTVTLDQLEVSGTPLAGIVTRSQGFTTFGDVSLVASPGGQLPTGPVSNAVFFNEVLDDGVASLDRPADIGGDVLISSGGDVQLGGNWQANGGVSVVAGGGVSSSVPIDVVFGDLPDLFDGGPSETDFVVPDVESLPLTPLQLRTGSLDIEGRDILLANSLIQLTGEDVIDGGDATFINRINSETGRALPANPTGRFVTTTVNGEVQLGTVDVTSSELEYLFFRAGDARIEDLFAQNSILLMYRPVDDAGALSLANLGLIDLIGAPIAPQAQGSLIEPKAARPDDLLLAFGGADYSGLIDADPGPEAPTSTGGTTQAFFLTDGEVVNLAALQNQGVTTTDLNAPTPTPTPTPSPTPTPTPTPSPTPTPTPTPTPTPTPTPTPTPTPTPTPTPSPTPTPTPTPTPSPTPTPTPSPTPSPTPSPTPSPTPEPTVTPSPEPTPAESPEEENAAAVQTTADLIADGRDDGIGGDDDDADNNGIPDDEEGGPDGNALIAIDDSTVLEEGVCE from the coding sequence ATGCGCAGCTTCAAACTCTCCCCCTTGAGCGCCGCCGCCCGGCAATGGGCCTGCGCCTCCCTGCTCGGTGCGGTGCCGGCGATGGCATTGGCGGGTCCGGTGCTGCCCACCGGCGCGCCGATGACCAATGCCGAGGTCAACCAGAGCGGCAACACCACCACGGTCACCCAAGGGAGCGGCCCAACCGCCATCGTCAACTGGTCCAGCTTCGATGTCGGCGCCAGTGAGACAGTCGATTTCATCCAGAACCCCAGCCAATGGCTGCTGAACCGCATCAATGCCGGTGGTTTTGGTGGCGCATCGCAAATCGACGGCACCATCACCGCGGGCGGCAATGTCGTCTTCCTGAATCCCCGCGGCATCATGATCGGTAGTGGCGCGACGCTGGATGTCGGCGGTCTGACGCTGTCCACCCTTGATGTCAGCGACAGCGACTTTCTCGATAACGACGGCAGCCTGCGGTTCAGCCCGTTCCTGGATGGCAGCTCGCCGATCATCGGCGGCAGCATCAGCACCGAAAGTTCTGCCATTTCCAGTGCCACCGACATCATTCTGATCAGCCCGACGATCAGCAACAGCGGCAGCCTGACGGCGCTTGATGGTGACATCCTGCTGCTGTCGGGCGATCAGGTTCGATTGATCCCCGGCAGCGGCGGCGGCCTGATCGGCTACGAACTCGAGCTCGGCAGCACCGATACCGCTGCCGCCATCGACAACGTCGGCGTCATCAGCGCCGGTGGCCAGGCCGTGCTGGCGGCACGTCGTGAAGGCACGCTGGGCGGCTATGCGGTCAATCAGAGCGGCGTGGTCGAGGCAGTCGGTCTGGTTGACGGCAACAACGGCGAGATTCATCTGGTGGCCGATGGCGGCGACGTCCAGGTCGGCAATCCCTTTGGCGCCTGGGCCACGATGACGGTGGGTGACAGCGCCGGCGAGCTCGGCAGCCGCAGCGGTGGCGGCATTTTCATCGATGCTACCGGCGATGTGCAGCTGCAGGGCAACGTCCAGACCTATGGCCGCGACATCGAGTTCCGGGTCGATGCCGAAGGTGCGGTGCGTTCCGAATTCGGCGGCTCGATCTCATTCGATACCGACACCCCAGTCCCCCAGAACTCGTTGGTCACCGAGACCGGCTCCGGCAGCGCCTTCATCACCCACAATGGTCCCGGCGGCATCATCGACATCCAGGGCGCATCACTCGCGCTCGCGCCGCTGTTCATCGAGAACGGCACCAGCACGCGCGGCCCCGACGACGGCATCGGCCGCACCCTGCTGAGCGCCCGCAGCGGCGACATCGAAGTGGGCGGTATTCGTGGCCACGACAGCCAGGTATTCGTCGGCGACGCCAGCCTGCTGGAGATCGACGACCTGTTGCTGTTCGGCGAACTCTCCGAGGCGGATCGCAGCTTCCTGCAGGCGCGACTGGACCCCGGCGCCCGCACCGGCGAGATCTATCTGTCGGAGTTGAGCAACTTCGGCAGCGGCGATGCCGACGCCCTGTTCGCCGTCACGGCTGACGGCCCCGGCACCGGCCGCATCCAGATCAACGATTTCGGTGGTAGCGGCTTCGATGTGATCGGCGCGCGGGTTCAGGGCGGCATCAGCGGTGGCAGCGAATTTGCCCCCGGGGTATTTCTCGGCGGTGGCTTCATGACCCCGCCCAGCCGCATCGCACGCAGCCTGCTGGTGTCCACCGATATCGGTGATATCGGCATCGACCTGTTCGGTCCGCTGACCCTCGCACCGGCGGGGGAGATGTTCGATTTCAGCCGCTTGCGCCTCTGGAGCGGTGGCGACATCGCGCTGAACACGTCATCGGTCTCGGCCGACGAGATCGACCTGTTCGGCAACCGCATCACCAGCAGCGCCAGCACCCAGGTGGAGCTCAACGCGCCCTTCATCTACTTCGACTTTGCCGGCAATAACATGCACCTCGGTCAAGGTGCCGAGGGCGGACCTGCCTTCATCGAGATCTATGAAGGTGGCACCCTGATCAACACCTTCACCCTGCCGGGCCAGCCCAGCAGCACCGAGACCTTCGGCGCCATCGGGCTCACCGGCAGCAACCTTCGGGTGCTCGAAGGCGGACTTGACCTGCCCGGTACCGACCTCCACATGACCGCGGCCGGCACCCTGTTCGTCGACAGCACCGACAACTGGACCCTGCGCACGCTGTCGTTGTCGGCGTCAACATTTTCCTTCGCCGGCACCCATACCGTCTCGCTCACCGACGACCACAGCTGGTTGTCGGTGACGGCAGGCCAGCAGTCGCTGCGCTACGACCAGAATGACGGCCTGCTGATCACGCTTGAGGACAGCGAATCCTTGCTGGGCGGCTTCCGCGTCAATGCCCCCGCCTACCAGAACCTGATGTTGTCCGCCCGGTCGATCACCGGTACCGGCAGTCTGCAGGCCCGGTACATCGATCTGTACGCCAGCAACGGCAACATCCAGACTGGCAGCTTGTATGCCTTTGACGACTGGGGCTTTGGCGCCGGACTGTACGTTCGCGCAATGAATGGCGATGTCGTGATTGGCGGTCGTGCCGAAGCGGTCAGTGGCCCCGGGGTCGAGATGTCCGGCGACTTCTTTCCGGCGACAGCGCAGATCTACATCGAATCCGACGGGAGCGTCTCGATTCAGGGTGGCCTCCTGGTGGAACGTCTGGCGCAGTCGTACAGCACCAGCAACGACGGCGTGTTCAAAAGCGGCGTCGGTGGGCGCGCGTCGGCGACCGTATTCGCCAACGACGGCGATCTGCTGATCGGCGGGCTCAACCCGGACCTCGAGGGTGACCCGGTACCGGTCGGCAGCGGCAATGCCGTGCAGATCACCGGTGTCGACGACACCTTCGGTCAGTTCAGCGCCAGCCACGGCATGGTGTCGATTGATGGCAATGTCGACCTGCAGGGGACCGGCGGCAGCTTCTTCAACTCGCTCAACGATGAGAGCGCGACCATCAGCGGGCGCCGCAGTGACGTCCGCCTGTTCGTCAGCAGCCAGGGCACGACGCTCGATCAGGGCCCGGTGTCGATTGGCGGCGACGTGCGGCTCGAAGGCGGCAACGTGCTCGCGGACCTGTACGGCGCCGATGTCAGCGTGGACGGTCGGGTCGACCTGCTCGCCTACAGCCTCGAAAGCGAAATGGGCAACACCTGGACGCTCGATAGCAACGACGACGTGCTGCGCTCGGAGGGGGGCAGCGCCCGCCTCTTCATCGGAACGCCCGAGGATGAGCAGGGCGGTGCTGTCACCCTCGGCAGTCTGCGGGTTGAGGGCCCCGATGCCGAAGCGTTTGTGGTGGCCGATGGCAGCCTGACCCTCAACGGCCCGGCGCAGGTGTTCGGCACCGGCTATGTCATCGAGGGCGAGCGCGCACTGGCAACCGGCGACGCCGGCCTGCTGCTGAGCACCGCCGGCATCGACACCGAAGGCAGCGTCCACGACGACGGTCTGGACACCGGCCGCCTGTACTGGGGGACGGCCGATCTTGGACTGTCGGGACAGACGCTGCTGCTTGGCGGCAATGTCGAGATCCCGTCCGTGCAGGTCGAGGGCATCGGATACGCCGCGCTGGAACTGAACGGCGATTCGGCCGCCGCCGCCAATGGCGAGCCGCTGGATGTCAGCGTCCGCACCACCCTCGGTGAAATCGACGGCAGCTACGGCGACGGCATCACGGTCGGCAACGACGGCAACCCATCAACCAATGGCCTTGCGCAGCTGGGGCTGATCATCGGCGGGGGCAGCTTCGTCCTCGATAACGTCTCGGTAGCCGGACCGGGGGCCGAAATGATCGTGCTTGGCGGCGGCTCGCTGCTGATGGACGACGTCTTCGTCGGCCGCCCCGACGACATTCCACAGCTCGACTATCGCGAGAGTAGCGATGGCTTCCCCAACAACTACAGCGGCGGACGCAGCCTGTTCTCGGTAGGCCTGGCCGAGCCGAGCGAGCTGTTCACCGGTGGCAACGGCTTCTTCGGTACGGTCACCCTTGATCAGCTCGAGGTCAGCGGCACGCCGCTCGCCGGCATCGTCACCCGCAGCCAGGGCTTCACCACCTTTGGCGATGTCTCGCTTGTCGCCAGCCCTGGCGGCCAGCTGCCGACCGGGCCGGTATCCAATGCCGTGTTTTTCAATGAAGTGCTGGATGACGGTGTGGCCAGCCTCGACCGTCCGGCCGACATCGGCGGCGATGTTCTGATCAGCTCGGGCGGCGACGTACAACTGGGCGGCAACTGGCAGGCCAACGGTGGCGTCAGCGTCGTCGCGGGAGGCGGCGTCAGCAGCTCGGTGCCGATCGATGTGGTGTTCGGCGACCTTCCCGACCTGTTTGATGGCGGGCCGTCCGAGACCGACTTTGTGGTCCCTGATGTCGAATCACTGCCCCTGACCCCGCTGCAATTGCGCACGGGCAGCCTCGACATCGAAGGCCGCGACATTCTGCTGGCCAACAGCCTGATCCAGCTCACCGGCGAGGATGTTATCGACGGTGGCGATGCCACTTTCATCAACCGCATCAACAGCGAGACGGGTCGTGCTCTGCCGGCGAACCCCACGGGCCGCTTCGTGACCACCACGGTCAACGGCGAGGTGCAGCTGGGCACGGTGGACGTCACCAGCAGTGAACTCGAATACCTGTTCTTCCGTGCCGGTGATGCCCGGATCGAAGACCTGTTCGCACAGAATTCCATCCTGTTGATGTACCGCCCTGTGGACGATGCCGGCGCGCTCAGCCTGGCCAATCTCGGCCTGATCGACCTGATCGGCGCCCCCATCGCCCCTCAGGCACAGGGCTCGCTGATTGAACCCAAGGCAGCACGTCCGGATGACCTGTTGCTGGCGTTCGGCGGAGCTGACTACAGCGGCCTGATCGACGCCGACCCCGGCCCCGAGGCGCCGACCAGCACTGGCGGAACCACGCAAGCGTTCTTCCTCACGGATGGCGAGGTCGTCAACCTGGCGGCACTGCAGAATCAGGGCGTGACCACCACCGACCTCAACGCGCCGACGCCAACGCCGACGCCCACGCCCAGCCCGACACCGACGCCAACGCCGACGCCGTCACCAACCCCCACACCGACGCCCACTCCGACGCCCACTCCGACGCCAACGCCAACGCCCACTCCGACGCCGACGCCGACGCCGACGCCGAGTCCGACTCCGACGCCCACTCCGACGCCAACGCCAAGCCCAACGCCGACGCCGACGCCATCTCCAACGCCGAGTCCGACACCATCGCCGACGCCGTCACCCACGCCGGAACCAACCGTGACCCCGTCGCCCGAACCGACGCCCGCGGAAAGCCCGGAAGAGGAGAACGCGGCGGCGGTCCAGACCACGGCTGACCTGATCGCCGATGGCCGCGATGATGGAATCGGCGGCGATGACGATGACGCCGACAACAACGGCATTCCCGACGATGAGGAAGGCGGTCCGGACGGCAACGCGCTGATTGCAATCGATGACAGTACCGTGCTGGAAGAAGGAGTCTGCGAATGA
- a CDS encoding ShlB/FhaC/HecB family hemolysin secretion/activation protein encodes MIKGQLRSTVAAALMLTAVTPALAQVSPGQVRDTLPTPAPRPAAAAPRVSTPSPAPTPSSPSLAPLTVSLQAISFEGNTTFPDAVLEPLVQPYLNRPLSLADIYAAADAVERFHAERGYPLVSVVVPPQKITVGRVTMQVIEATVGEIRFEGLQRYRASRLRAMLPVTEGEAYTQAPLEQGLFQLNDLPGLQARAVIRPGATFGTSDIVVRARETPMTGSLTLDQHGRDAIGEFRLTGRMQLNNPLRLGDALTLTVLASEDALLTYGAVGYSVPINRVGTRLEAYFGQAAFETDVLAPIDGTSREARIGFRHPVSRSHRWSLDLTGGYTDLESDTDLLGTTFSGTEIQLFDIGLQANHRGAGGANSRIAVVASTDFDEQTRAGLNPGGNGVVDGHQRLRLQLSAHRDQPLAPNWALLLRADATYSPDPLVDTQAFGLGGPGTVRGYPASEFRGDQGIVAGIDVARRFTMPGGAFIPRVFVDGGTVRRLDLPTGADDRDSISSVGIGVDLHLSPASLSLDWAFPLQDRVVSDGENVSRVYGTLSVHF; translated from the coding sequence ATGATCAAGGGACAACTGCGCAGCACTGTTGCCGCCGCATTGATGCTGACTGCGGTCACACCGGCGCTGGCACAGGTCAGCCCGGGTCAAGTCCGGGACACGCTGCCCACCCCGGCGCCGCGTCCGGCTGCTGCCGCGCCACGGGTCAGCACGCCAAGCCCGGCGCCCACCCCGTCATCGCCATCGCTGGCGCCGCTGACGGTGTCGTTGCAGGCCATCAGCTTCGAGGGCAACACCACCTTCCCGGATGCGGTGCTCGAACCGCTGGTGCAGCCCTATCTCAACCGTCCACTGTCCCTGGCGGACATCTATGCCGCCGCCGATGCGGTCGAACGCTTCCATGCCGAGCGCGGCTACCCCTTGGTGTCGGTGGTGGTGCCGCCGCAGAAGATCACCGTCGGCCGGGTCACGATGCAGGTCATCGAAGCCACGGTCGGCGAGATCCGCTTCGAGGGCCTGCAGCGGTATCGTGCCTCGCGGCTACGCGCGATGCTGCCCGTAACCGAGGGCGAGGCCTACACCCAGGCGCCACTGGAGCAGGGCCTGTTCCAACTCAACGACCTGCCCGGCTTGCAGGCGCGGGCGGTGATCCGCCCCGGCGCCACCTTCGGCACCAGCGACATCGTGGTGCGCGCCCGCGAGACCCCCATGACCGGCAGCCTCACACTCGACCAGCATGGACGTGACGCAATCGGCGAGTTCCGACTGACCGGTCGTATGCAACTGAACAACCCACTGCGCCTCGGGGATGCCCTCACGCTCACCGTGCTGGCCAGTGAGGACGCCCTGCTCACCTACGGCGCCGTCGGCTACTCGGTGCCGATCAATCGCGTCGGCACCAGGCTGGAAGCCTACTTTGGCCAGGCTGCATTCGAGACCGATGTCCTGGCGCCCATTGACGGCACCAGCCGCGAGGCAAGGATCGGGTTCCGCCATCCCGTGTCGCGCAGTCACCGCTGGAGCCTCGACCTGACCGGCGGCTACACCGACCTGGAATCGGACACTGACCTGCTCGGCACGACCTTTTCCGGGACCGAAATCCAATTGTTCGATATTGGGCTGCAGGCCAACCACCGCGGCGCGGGCGGCGCCAACTCCCGCATTGCCGTCGTCGCCAGCACCGATTTCGACGAACAGACCCGCGCCGGGCTCAACCCCGGCGGCAACGGCGTCGTGGACGGCCACCAGCGGCTGCGACTGCAACTGAGCGCGCATCGTGACCAACCACTGGCGCCGAACTGGGCACTGCTGCTGCGCGCCGATGCCACCTATTCACCCGATCCGCTGGTCGACACCCAGGCCTTCGGGCTGGGCGGCCCGGGGACCGTCCGCGGCTACCCCGCCAGCGAGTTTCGCGGCGACCAGGGCATTGTGGCCGGCATTGATGTCGCCCGGCGCTTCACGATGCCGGGCGGCGCCTTCATTCCCCGCGTGTTCGTCGATGGCGGCACCGTACGCCGGCTCGACTTGCCGACGGGTGCCGACGATCGCGACAGCATCTCCAGCGTCGGGATCGGCGTGGACCTGCATCTCAGCCCCGCCAGCCTGAGCCTGGACTGGGCCTTCCCGTTGCAGGATCGCGTCGTCAGTGACGGCGAAAACGTCAGCCGTGTCTACGGCACGCTGTCGGTTCACTTCTGA
- the wrbA gene encoding NAD(P)H:quinone oxidoreductase — translation MTMTEILVLYYSRHGATASMARAIARGVAAAGADARLRTVPAVSAVVETAAPAVPEEGPPYVSLDDLRACDGLIIGSPTRFGNMAAPLKHFIDGTSALWLDGALAGKPAAAFTSTGSLHGGQETTLLTMLLPLMHHGMVLVGLPYTEPALGRTDAGGTPYGASHWAGSGMQAKPLQADERLLCEALGKRVAALAEKLR, via the coding sequence ATGACCATGACCGAGATTCTGGTGCTGTATTACTCCCGCCACGGGGCCACTGCAAGCATGGCGCGTGCCATTGCCCGGGGCGTCGCGGCTGCCGGGGCGGATGCCCGGCTGCGCACGGTGCCCGCGGTCAGCGCCGTCGTGGAGACGGCCGCGCCGGCGGTGCCGGAGGAGGGGCCGCCCTATGTCAGCCTTGATGATCTGCGCGCGTGTGATGGCCTGATCATCGGCAGCCCCACGCGCTTCGGCAACATGGCGGCACCCCTCAAGCATTTCATCGACGGCACCAGTGCGCTGTGGCTGGACGGCGCGTTGGCGGGCAAGCCCGCTGCCGCCTTCACCAGCACCGGCTCGCTGCATGGTGGTCAGGAGACCACGCTGCTGACCATGCTGTTACCGCTGATGCACCACGGCATGGTGTTGGTCGGCCTGCCGTACACCGAGCCAGCGTTGGGGCGCACCGACGCCGGTGGGACCCCGTACGGGGCATCGCACTGGGCGGGCAGCGGGATGCAGGCCAAGCCGTTGCAGGCCGATGAGCGGCTGCTCTGCGAGGCCCTGGGGAAGCGCGTTGCAGCCCTGGCGGAGAAACTTCGATGA
- a CDS encoding DUF2069 domain-containing protein, translating into MTLWSPRFRWATVLLHLTLIGMMAVTADSALGWCATGLLALAVPGLVRGRLRTYGWASMLVAFYSALWLANGYAAGPERALSLWVATVAALDFSAIVLFARFRRREPPAPTERTAA; encoded by the coding sequence ATGACACTCTGGTCTCCGCGTTTCCGTTGGGCGACGGTGTTGTTGCACCTGACGCTGATCGGGATGATGGCGGTTACCGCTGACAGCGCGCTCGGTTGGTGTGCCACCGGTCTGCTGGCGCTGGCGGTGCCGGGGCTGGTCCGCGGCCGGCTGCGCACCTATGGCTGGGCATCGATGTTGGTCGCCTTCTACAGCGCGCTGTGGCTGGCCAATGGCTATGCCGCCGGCCCTGAGCGTGCGCTGTCGTTGTGGGTGGCGACCGTCGCAGCGCTGGATTTCAGCGCGATTGTCCTGTTTGCCCGCTTTCGGCGGCGGGAGCCGCCAGCACCGACTGAACGAACGGCAGCGTGA
- a CDS encoding HdaA/DnaA family protein has protein sequence MNGMQLPLAVQLPQTAAFDSFVAGANAEAIGALKNGQSAYLFGAGGTGKTHLLMAAARAHNGAYLPWSAVATAGLAVLDGYGHPRYLAIDELDLATTPGDGWQALLRLLDQRHQHRQITWCAALRPPDALPDIAADLRTRLAQFPRYGLQTLDEEGQRTLLLDGARRRGLKLPEDVVRWWLRHLPRNPARVLKTLDHLDQAALREQRRLTLPFVQSVLAAPAAESGQTGQSR, from the coding sequence ATGAATGGCATGCAATTGCCGCTGGCGGTTCAGCTTCCGCAGACCGCGGCCTTCGACAGCTTCGTCGCCGGCGCCAACGCCGAGGCCATTGGCGCCCTGAAAAACGGCCAGTCGGCCTACCTGTTTGGCGCCGGCGGCACCGGCAAAACACATCTGCTGATGGCAGCGGCGCGCGCCCACAATGGCGCCTATCTGCCCTGGTCGGCAGTGGCCACTGCCGGTCTTGCGGTACTCGATGGCTATGGCCACCCACGCTACCTCGCGATTGACGAGCTCGACCTCGCGACAACCCCGGGCGACGGCTGGCAAGCGCTGCTGCGGTTGCTTGACCAGCGCCATCAGCACCGGCAGATCACCTGGTGTGCAGCGCTCAGACCACCGGACGCACTCCCGGACATTGCCGCCGATCTGCGGACCCGCTTGGCGCAGTTTCCGCGCTATGGCCTGCAGACGCTGGACGAGGAAGGGCAGCGAACCCTGTTGCTCGACGGTGCCCGGCGGCGCGGGCTGAAGTTGCCGGAGGACGTCGTCCGGTGGTGGCTCCGACACTTGCCACGTAACCCCGCCCGGGTACTGAAAACCCTCGATCACCTCGACCAGGCCGCACTGCGCGAGCAGCGCAGGCTCACGCTGCCGTTCGTTCAGTCGGTGCTGGCGGCTCCCGCCGCCGAAAGCGGGCAAACAGGACAATCGCGCTGA